Within the Beduinella massiliensis genome, the region AGCTGTAGTACAGGCTCTTAAAGCTGGGGAGGTAGGACAGCACGAAAAAGGCCAGAAGGCTCGGTAAGAGGAACGAATACCAGGTCAGGTGTTTGCGTACGCGCTTCATAAGGCAGGTTAGACCTCCTCAATCACAGACGGAGAAGCTGCCTTTCGGCAGCTCTCCATCGCTAAAACGGATGTGGATTCTCATTGATTCAGCAGGCTGTATTCCTCAAGAGCCGCCTGAATGTTCGCGGCGCACTGCTCGGGCGTGATGTTTCCCGCGTACATCTCCGACAGGTTCATCGAGCCGACGCTGTTTGCCGGGCCATAACCGTTGTTCCAATATTCGCTGGAAAATGCCTCAAAATTTGTGGGATAGACGCGGTAGATTTCCTGGATGGCACTTACGTAACCTTTGCCGGTCTTCAGCAACTGTTCATAGCCCGACTTGTTGTTAGGGACGTTCATGGTATCGACAAACCACTGCTGAACGGCTTCATCCGTCACCAGGAACTTGATGACCTCCCAAGCCAGATCCTTGTTGGGGCTGTTCTTGGCGATGGCCAGGTTGTTGTCGCCGGAGTGCGAGGTGTAGGAGGCACCGTCGTCGGTAACCGGCAGCGGATAAAAGACGAAGCGGTCTGCGATGCCGCGTACTTCCATCATGTTATACAGCGTGATCTCGTTGTTGGCCTCCCCAAGATAGATCGCGATGTCGTTATCCTCGGTCGCCACGTTTTCCGTGCCCAGTCCTTCCAGAAAAGACCTGGGAGCGGATAAAAACAGGTCGCGCAGGATGGTCAGGGCTTCGACGGACTTTTCCCCGGTAAAGCCGAACTGCGTCTGATATTTCTGATCGGCATACAGGAAATTAACCGCCCCGACGCCCCAGCTTGCGTCCATGTACGCCTTGAAAATGTCGCCGTCGCTGACGGAGAAGGGGTAGACGCCGTAGCATTGCTTTCCGGTCACGGGGTTTTCGCCCGTGAGCTGAGACGCGATGTCCGCCAGCTTCCGCCAGGTGAGCGTCGCGGGGTCGGGCAATTCCACGCCAAAATCCGCGAAAAGCTGTTTGTCCAGAATCATCATGGCGGGGGATATGGTCATCGGGATGCCGGTCGGGATCAGGGCGCCAAAATTGTCCTCGTCCTTGTGGCGGATGGCCGCTCCGATGAACAGCTCGTCTTTGAGCCACGCGTCTCTTTCAAGATAAGGGGTCAGGTCTTCCACCACGTCCAGTACCGCCGCGCCGTGGATGATGACGTCCACCATCTCGCCCGCGACCGCCGTTTGAATTTTAGCCTGCCAGGAATCCCACGGGTTGGCCTGCAGCTCAAAGGTGACGTTGGGAAATTCCTCCTTCAGGCGAGCCTCGACGACGCTGTAGCCCGGCTTCTGGACGCCTGTGACGGGATCGACCACGCCGTCCCGCCCTACCGTCGCAAAACAGCCCGGCCCCAGCAGCCGCAAGGTGCCCGTCCATTCGTCATGCGCTTTTTCGTCGGCCAGGGAGCTGGATATCAGCGTGAAACAAAGCGATAGACATAGAGCAAAAGAAACGAAAACCCGTGTCAGCCTCATCTTTCAAAACCTCCAAGCTAAATTTCTTCACCTGCAGCGCGCTTATACCGGTGATTTAGTTAAACTATAGCTTAGTCCATCCAAAATGTCATATATTATTCGGTTCAATTTGCAAACTATTTTCTGATGCGGTATAATGTCGCCAGACGGCAGGCACCGGCCATAACAGCGTTCAGGAGGGTGATTTCCATGGAATTTCAGCCGCCGGTTATCACCAGCGAGTACAGGGCCGGGGAACTGGTGGGAAAGACGCCGCTGAGATGCTTTACCATGCTTGCGCATCCGGGAAGCGTAGAGTTTTCCCTGCACAGGCATTCGGCCTGTGAAATCGCGATCATTGCCAGCGGCGCGGGGGAATACACCGTAAGGCAGGCAAACCGGACCATCCGCTATCCGTTTGAGGCGGGAACGGTATTCCTCTTTGGCAGCTATGAGGCGCATCTGATTACGCAAATCTTTCAGCCGGTAACCTGGACCATCCTTCATATCGAGCCGTATTTTATTTGGAATCCCAACAACACCATGTACGACTCAAAACATCTGAAGGTCTTCTTCGACAGGTCGTTTGACGGAACAAACCGCTTGGACTACCCGGACGGGGACCTGAAGAAGATATGCCAGACCGTCTACGAAATCAAAGAAGAACTGCAGGAACAAAAGCCGGACTATCTGACGATGACGCTGGCCTGCGTGCAGAGGCTGTTGATTTCCCTGTCGCGGCTGCTGCGCCCGGCGTCGGGCACGGACTCGGGAAACAGAGCCGAGCGTTACCTCATGCGAATACAAAACGCCTATGTTTATATGAACGAACGCTACCTTGAACCGCTCACCATAGAGCAGATCGCCAGGCAGGCCAACATGTCCGTTTCCTATTTTTCCGCTATCTTCCGGGAGTGCAACGGCGTTTCCCCCTGGGAGTACATCATCATAAAGCGCGTCAAGCATGCGATGCGCCTGCTGGGCGAAGGGGAAAACAGCAATATTATCGATATTGCCCTGAAAAGCGGCTTTGACAATACCGCCAATTTCAATAAAGCGTTTAAACGCATCGTCGGATGCACCCCTACCGCCTTCAGAAAGAACGGCCTTGGGACGAACTACTTTACCTGAGGGCGGCGCGGAATACAAAACTGGCGGACATAAAAAAGAACCGTTGAACTTCAACGGTTCTCCTTGGTGGGGTCGATAGGGCTCGAACCTACGACCTCTACGATGTCAACGTAGCGCTCTGACCAGCTGAGCTACGACCCCGCGACAACAATAGATATTATACACGAAATCGAAAAAAAAGCAAGGGGGAAATTTTCGTTTTTGGGCGCGCGGACTTGGGCAGGATGGAAGAGGGGAGAAATCGTTCTTTGTGTATAACGTAGATTCGGCCTGATCCTTCCGTTTTGTGCACATTTTACTTGCATTTTCCGGTACGAAAGGCTATAATAATACCGTGCTCAAGAGAGGAGGCATGTAAAATGAAATCTATTACCATCAAGTTGTCCCTCGCTGAAAACGTCAAGCAGTTTGTCAACGTCGTGAGCGCTTTCTCTTACGATATGGACCTGCGCGCGGGCCGTCACGTGGTAGATGCCAAGTCCATTCTCGGTATCTTCAGCCTCGACCTGTCCAAGCCGATCACGCTGGAAGTCTACGCCGACAACTGTGACGAACTGATGGAGAAAATCAAGCCCTTCATGGCCTGATCGTTCTCCGGCTGGCCTGCGGTGCAGGCCGGATTTTGTGTACGCATTCGCCGCTCTCAAACGAAGCCGTTTGGGAGCTTTTCTTTATCAGTCGCGGGGCGCGCCCCGCGGCGGAAACGGAGGAATCCGCATGAACGTATCGCACCGCCCGACGCCCACGGAAAACCGGCTCATCCTGCTGCTGATGCTGGAAAAGCTGGGCGCGTGCAGCGCGCAGCAGCTGCTCGCCCTGACCACCGAGGGCGAGATCATGGATTACATCGAGCTTCAGATCGGACTGGGGGACCTGACGGAGGCGGGCATGCTCAGAACCCGCGAGCACGAGATCGGCAAGCTTTACAGCCTGTCGCAGTCGGGCCGCGAGACCCTGGCGATGTTCCTCGGCCATATCCCCAACTCCCGGCGGGAGCGCGTAGAAACGCTCTGCGCCGCCTGGAAAGGGCGCGTCAGCCGCGAAAAGCACGTCCTTTCGGACTGGCGGGAGGAAGGGGACGGCTTCGTCGTGCGCCTGCGGCTGCTCGAGCAGGACATGACGCTCATGGACCTTCGCCTGAACGTGCCCACGCGCGCGCAGGCGGGAATCATGTGCAAGCGCTGGTCGGACTGCGCGGGGGACATTTACGCCGGGCTGATGCACAGCCTGGGCGAGGATGAGGAAAAACGGTGAGGGGGAAGATAAGGCGCCTGAAAGCGGCCGGTCATAGGCCAATAGAGGAGGAATCGCCAGAATGAAGGCGCTGCTTTACTGGATCATCGACGTCATCAGCCACATCCACGAGGACATTCTGCACTTGAACGACGCCATGGAGGCGTCCTTTACGGACAAGGAGCTGCACTTTATCGTCATCGGCGTGCTGGGTATGCTGATCTTTTTCGCCGTGCACGCCGTGTTCAAGCGCCTGGCAAAATTCAGCATCACCGCCGTGTCGTTCATCTACGTGTTCACGGTGATGGTGGTCATCACATTCGCCATTGAAATCGGGCAGAAGGTTTCGGGCACCGGAAACATGGACTTTGGGGACATCGTCTCGGGCATGTGGGGCTTTATCGCCCTGTTCGGCGTCTACGCGCTCGTCCGCGCGGGCGCGGCGCTCTTTCGGCTGCTGGCCCGCCGGATCAGGGCAGGAAGGCCCCCGCGGGACGAAAGTGGGAATTGATTTTTGACGCGCGGAATGGTACAATACACCTGACAAATGAAACGCATGTTCGCTTTGCGGGCGCGCGGGATAGGAGAACGCGATTTGAAAGCGACTGTTGGCGTGGTCTCGCTGGGCTGCAGCAAGAACCGCGTGGATACCGAACAGATGCTGGGCATGCTTTCGCAGGCGGGATACACCATCGTCTCGGACCCGGCGAAGGCGCAGGTCATCATCGTGAACACGTGCGGGTTCATCGGCCCGGCCAAGGAAGAATCGATCGAAACCATCTTTGAGATGGCGCAGTATAAAGAGAAGGGATGCTGCCAGCTGCTGGTGGCGACGGGCTGCTTTGCCCAGCGCTACCCGGAGGCCGTAAAGGAAGAGATGCCGGAGGTCGACGCCATCCTCGGCGTCGGGCAGTACGACAAGCTGCTGTGCGCCCTCGAAGAAGCGTCGCGCGAGATGCGTCCGCTGTACGTCAAGCCCTCGAGCGGCTTTCTGGAGTGCGAGCGCGTGCTGACGACGCCCAGCTACAGCGCCTACGTAAAGATCGGAGATGGCTGCGACAACCGGTGCAGCTACTGCGCGATCCCGCTCATCCGGGGCGGCTACCGCTCGCGCCCGATGGAGGACATCCTGCAGGAAATCAAAGCCCTCGCCGCGCGCGGGGTGAGCGAAATCACCCTGGTGGCGCAGGATACGACGCGCTATGGAACCGACTGGCAGGACGGGCGCAGCCAGCTCCCCGAGCTCCTGGAGGCCGCCTCGAAGGTCGAGGGCGTGACCTTCCTGCGCACGCTGTACTGCTACCCCGACCGGGTGGACGAGCGCCTGCTCGACACCATCGAGCGCCTGCCCAACGCGTGCAGGTACATCGACCTGCCGATACAGCACATCGACCCGCTGCTGCTGCGCCGCATGAACCGGCACGGCACGGCGGAGCACATCCGCTACCTGGCAAAGGAGATCCGCCGCCGCGGCATGATGCTGCGCACGTCGATCATCGTGGGCTTCCCCGGCGAAACGCAGGAGCAGTTCGACGAGCTGATGGACTTCGTTCGGGAAGCGCAGTTCGACCGCCTGGGCGCGTTCGCGTACTCGGCGGAGGAGGATACGCCTGCGGCCCTCATGCCGGATCAGATTCCGGAGGAGGTCAAGCAGCAGCGCCTCGACGCGCTGATGGAGCTGCAGCAGGGCATATCGCTCGCGCGCAACGAGCTGCGCGTGGGCACGACCTGCCGCGTGCTGGTCGAAGGCAGGCGCGAGGGCTACCTCGTGGGCCGTTCCGAGATGGAGGCGCCGGAGACGGACGGCCAGATCCTCTTTACGGCCGGGGAGGACGTGCGCCCCGGCAGCTACGTGGACGTGCGCATCACGCGCGCGCTGGAATACGACCTGATAGGAGAGCGCGTATGAACTTACCCAACAAGCTGACGCTCGCGCGCATCTGTCTTACGCCGGTTTACCTGATCCTCATGTGGGCGGGCGGCGACGCCGCCTGGGCGAACATCGCGGCGCTGGCCGTCTTCATGGCCGCGTCGTTTACCGACCTGCTGGACGGGAAGATCGCCCGCAGCCGCGGGCTGGTCACGAACTTCGGCAAGTTTATGGACCCGATCGCGGACAAGCTGCTGACGATCACCGCCTTCATCGTGATGGTGGACATCTCGCGCATGCCGGCCTGGATGTGCGTCGTCTTTGTGGCGCGCGAATTCGTGGTCAGCGGTCTGCGGCTGGTGGCCGTGGAGCAGGGGCGCGTGATCGCGGCGGGCATGCTGGGCAAGGTGAAGACGGTGCTGCAGATGGCGGCGGTGATGCTGCTTACGCTGAACGTCGCCCCGCTTGCGGCGGTGACGGAGATCGTGCTGTACGCGGCGGTCGTGATGACCGTCTGGTCGATGGCGGATTACGTCTGGCAAAACCGCGCCGTGCTCTCGGAAAAGAAATAGAAGGCATACGCCCTTCATCCCGACGAATCGAGAAGGAGTTCATCATCTTGATCGCAGAAATCGTATCCATCGGCACCGAGCTGCTCATGGGGCAGATCGTCAACACCGACGCGCAGTACCTCTCGCGCAGGCTATCGATGCTGGGCATTTCGGTGTACTACCACACGACCGTGGGCGACAACCCCGCGCGCATGGAGGAGACGCTCCGCCGCGCGCTTTCGCGCAGCGATGTCGTCATCACCACCGGCGGCCTGGGCCCGACCGGCGACGACCTGAGCAAGGAAATCGTCGCGGGGATGCTGGGCCTGCCCATGGAACGCGACGAGGAGAGCCTGCGAGACATCGAGCGCTACTTCAGCGCGATGCACCGCGCGATGGCGGCGAACAACGAGCGCCAGGCGATGTTCGCCAAGGGCGCGATCATCCTCAAGAACGACCGGGGCACCGCGCCGGGCTGCATCGTGGAGCAGGGCGGTAAGGCCGTCATTCAGCTTCCGGGGCCGCCCTACGAGCTCAAGGACATGTTTGAAAAGCGCGTGATGCCCTACCTGACGCGCCGCACAGGCGGATCGATCGCCTCGCGCTACGTGCGCATCTTCGGCGTGGGCGAGAGCGACGCGGAGACGCGGGTAAAGGACCTGATCGACGCGCAGCAGGACGTGACCATCGCGCCCTACTGCTCGCTGGGCGAGGTGCAGCTTCGCGTAAGCGCGCGCGGGCAGGACGAGGAAGCGGCGCTTTCGCGCATTCAGCCGACGGTGGACGAGATCGTGCGAAGGCTGGGCGACGCGGTGTACGCGGTCAGCCGCGAGCCGTCGGACAGCATGGAGCACTACGCGGTGGACGCGCTGATCCGCGCGGGCCGCACGGTGGCGGTTGCGGAGTCGTGCACGGGCGGCCTGGTCGCGGCGCGGCTGGTGGCGATCGCCGGGGCGTCGGCAGTGCTGCACGAATCGCACGTGACCTACGCGAACGAGGCGAAGGAGCGCTACCTGGGCGTGCACCCCGAAACCCTCGCGCAGCACGGCGCGGTCAGCGAGCAGTGCGCGCGCGAAATGGCCGAAGGTTTGCGCGCGCGCAGCGGCGCGGACGTGGCGGCCGCGACGACCGGCATCGCCGGTCCGGGCGGCGGCACCGCGGAAAAGCCGGTGGGGCTCGTGTACGTGGCGGTCTCCGCGCCGGAGGGAACGGTCGTGCGGGAGCTTAGGCTCAGCGGCGACCGGGAGCGCATCCGTTCGCTCGCCGCGCTGCACGCGCTGAACATGATTCGTCTGGCGGCGAAGGGCGAGCTTTGCTGAGGCGGACGCTTTCCGCCATGTATTTTAAAAAGCGATAGCGCAGGAAAAGGACCGTGAAGAAGGGATTCCAAAGGGGGAAATGCCCTTTGGCCGGGGGAACCTTGGGGCGGCGGGCCCCGGGGCCCCCGAAAGGAAAGGAGCATACGATGGCGGCGAAGGACAAGAAGGAAAAGGCGGCGCTTCCCGAGACGGACGACGAGAAGAAGAAAGCGCTGGAGGTCGCCCTGGCGGGCATTGAAAAGCAGTTCGGCAAGGGTGCGCTGATGAAGCTGGGCTCCAAGGGCCAGCTCAACGACATTCAGGTGATCCCGACCGGGTGCCTGGTGCTCGACGCCGCGCTGGGCGTGGGCGGCATCCCCAAGGGGCGCGTGGTGGAGGTCTTCGGGCCGGAATCCTCCGGCAAGACGACCGTGGCGCTGCACGTGGTGGCCGAGTGCCAGAAGCAGGGCGGCGTCGCGGCGTTCATCGACGCGGAGCACGCGCTCGACCCGGCCTACGCGAAAAAGCTGGGCGTGGACATCGACGAGCTGTACGTCTCGCAGCCGGACACCGGCGAGCAGGCGCTGGAAATCTGCGAGGCGCTGGTGCGTTCCGGCGCGATCGAGCTGGTCGTGGTGGACTCCGTCGCCGCGCTGGTGCCCAAGGCCGAAATCGACGGCGAGATGGGCGATTCGTTTGTCGGCCTGCAGGCGCGCCTCATGTCGCAGGCGCTGCGCAAGCTGACCGGCGTCATTAACAAGACGGGCGCGACGGTGATCTTCATCAACCAGCTCCGCGAGAAGGTCGGCGTGATGTACGGCAACCCCGAGACGACGCCGGGCGGCCGCGCGCTCAAGTTCTACGCCTCCGTGCGCATCGACGTGCGCCGCGGCGAGCAGCTCAAGAACGGCGCGGAGGTACTGGGCAACCGCACCAAGGCCAAGATCGTCAAGAACAAGGTCGCCCCGCCCTTCCGCGTGGCGGAGTTCGATATCCTCTACGGCGAGGGCATCTCCAAGGAGAGCAGCCTGCTCGACCTGGCGATCGAGCGCGACATCATCCACAAGAGCGGCGCGTGGTTCAGCTATAAGGATCAGCGCATCGGACAGGGCCGCGACAACACGCGCAAGTTCTTAAAGGACAACCCCGACGTGACCCAGGAGATCGACGCGATCATCCGCGCGGAGCTGATGGCCGGAAAGATCGAGGCCAAGCTGGAGGCGGATGGCGGCCGCGAGGACGAGCCCTTGGAGCAGCCGAGCCTTTTGGACAGCGAGATCTGAGGCGGCTCAGCGGAGCGGCAAAGCATCGTCCTGTGAGGGGAGATGCGTTGACCATCGCGCAAAAGGAGCATTCATTTTGTATGAGGCCGTCGGCTAAGCTGATGGCCAGTGCCGCCCGGAACGAATTCGTTCCGGGCGGCTTTTGCGCGTCCGGCCCGGCGCCGGACGCCGGGATGCTTTTTGCGGCGCCCGGCAGGAGGAGCGGGGGACGACCGCAAAAGGTGGACAAAAAATGTTTTGGCAAACAAAAAATTCGTAGAAGCCGCCCGGAAACGTCCGCATGCGCTTGACAGATGTGCGGCAAATCGGTACAATAATTCTGTAAAGATGTAAGTGCCTAGGTTGGACAAGTTCGTCCGGGCGTTTGATGTCTTCTGAATACAGGCGGTTTTCGCCTTTGGTTGGATAGATGGCGGTGTGGGTCGTTTTCTGCCGGTCTATGTTTGTCAAAAAGGATTAAACCGCGACGTATAGATTGAGACAACATGCTGTTGCCTGCTTCATCCGTCTTTTTGTGTGCGCTGCGGCGCTTGGAAAAAAGGCGTGTTTTGGGTTGGGCGGACGAACAAAGAGCTTGAAAGCTTGAATCCATTGCCGAGCGCTGCATGCGACTCGGCTCTATTTTTTCATGAAGGAGTGAGAGAAGACATTGACCGCCTTGTGGATCATCATCGGGCTCATCATCGGCGGCGCCGCGGGCGCATTCGCCGGATATGGATACCGAAAGAACACGCAGGAAAAGAAGATCGGACGGACGGAAGAGTACGCCAAGAACCTGCTGGAAGAGGCGCAGCGCCGCGCCGAGGATAAGAAAAAAGAGACCATCCTGGAGGCCAAGGAAGAGGTGCTTCGCCTCAAGACCGAGCTGGACCGCGAAATTCGCGACCGGCGCAACGAGGTGCAGCGCAGCGAGCGCCGCGTGCAGCAGCGCGAGGAAACGCTCGACAAAAAGATGGACAACCTGGAGGTTCGCGAAGAGGGCCTCAACCGCAAGCAGGAAGAATTGCAGCGCCTGACGGACGAGGCGCAGGGCATGTACGACAAGCAACTCGCGGAGCTTGAGCGCATCGCGCAGATGACGCAGGAAGAGGCCCGCGAGATCATCATGAACCGCGTGCAGAAGGAAGCCTTCCACGACGCGGCGGTGATGGTGCGCGAGATCGAACAGAGCGCCAAGGAAGACGCGGACAAGAAGGCGCGCAACATCGTCGCCATGGCGATTCAGCGCTGCGCCTCCGACCACGTGGCGGAGACGACGGTTTCGGTCGTCAACCTGCCCAACGAGGACATGAAGGGCCGCATCATCGGGCGCGAGGGCCGCAACATCCGCACGCTGGAGACGGCGACGGGCGTGGACCTCATCATCGACGACACGCCGGAGGCGGTCATCGTCTCCGCGTTCGACCCGGTTCGCCGGGAGGTGGCGCGCATCGCGCTGGAGAAGCTGATCGCCGACGGCCGCATCCATCCCGCGCGCATCGAGGAAATGGTCGAAAAGGCCCGCAAGGAGGTCGACAACCAGATCCGCGAGGCGGGCGAGCAGGCGGTCTTTGAGACGAACATGCACTCCATCCACCACGAGCTGGTGAAGCTGCTGGGCCGCATGCGCTACCGCACGAGCTACGGGCAGAACGTGCTCAAGCACTCCATCGAGGTTTCGCACCTCGCGGGCCTGATGGCCGCGGAGCTGGGCGCGGACGTTCAGCTCGCCAAGCGCGCGGGCCTGTTGCACGACATCGGCAAGGCGGTCGACCACGAGCAGGAGGGCACGCACGTGCAGCTCGGCGGCGAACTCGCCCGCAAGTACCACGAGCCCGCGGAGGTCGTGCACTGCATCCTCGCGCACCACAACGACATCGAGCCGCAGACCATCGAGGCGGTGCTCGTGCAGGCCGCGGACGCCATTTCCGCCGCCCGCCCCGGCGCGCGCCGCGAGTCGATCGAGAACTACATCCGCCGCCTGGAAAAGCTGGAGGAGATCGCCAACGCCTTCCCCGGCGTCGAAAAGTCCTTCGCCATCCAGTCCGGGCGCGAGGTGCGCATCGCCGTCAAGCCCGAGGACGTCAACGACGCGGGCACGCTCATCCTCGCCCGCGAGGTGGCCAAGCGCATCGAGAAGGAGCTCGAATACCCCGGCCAGATCAAGGTCAACGTCATCCGCGAGACGCGAAGCGTCGAATTCGCGAAGTAAAGCGGCGCGGGCGGCTGCACAAGCTCGCTGTGCTGAAAAATTGCATAAAGAATCCACTCCCGAACGTCGTTTGGAAGTGGATTTTTTGTCGCCGCCATCGAGCGAAATCTGACTTGCGGCTGTTTGGCCGCGCAGGCCGCTGTGCCCCTGAATTGCGACGGACGGCAGGAACGGGGCCTTTTCGCGTCGTATTATTCCCCTATCGGAAACGACACGAAACGGAGGCAGCATTCATGCAGAAGCTGAAACTGGAGGACTTTTTGCACTACCAATACGCGTCCGAGCTCTCCTTCGCGCCGGGCGGCGCACACGCGGCGTTCGTGGTGACGCGCGCGGACGAGCAGGAGAACAGCTACAGGGGCGCGCTGTACGTGCTCGAAACGAAGAGCGGGGAGAGCCGCCCCCTGACCGCGCGGGACGGCAGCGGCTACTTCTGGGACGGCGAGGACGCGCTGGTCTTCCCGGCGCTGCGCGAGCAGGCGGACAGGAAGCGCGCGGAACGGGGCGAGGCGCTGACGGTGTTTTACCGCATCGCCCTTTCGGGCGGCGAGGCGCAGGAGTGGCTGCGCCTGCCGTATCGGGTGAAGAAGGTCAAAAAGCTCGCGGACGGCCGTCTGGTGATGGCCTGCGAATGGAAAATCGGCGGGCCGGACTTCGCCAGCATGACGGACGCGCAGCGCGAGGCTGCCCTCAAGGCGCTGGAGGAGGAACGCGATTACGAGGTGCTGGACGAGATCCCCTTCTGGGGCAACGGCCAGGGCTTCATCAACAAGAAGCGCACGCGCCTGCTGCTGTGCGAGCCGGACGGCGGCCGGACGACGTTCCTCACCGCGCCGGAGATGGACGTGGACGGCTTTGAGACGGAGGGCGCGCGCGTCCTCTACGTGGGCGCGGCCCCGCAGGGCAAGCGCGGGGTCACGAGCGGCGTGTACCTGATCGACGTGGACGGCGGGCAGGAGGAATGCCTGCTCGCGGACGGGCGGCTCGAGGTCGAGCGCGCCGCCTTCTGGCAGGGCGAGGCCGTATGCCTGGCGACGGACATGGCGCGCCACGGGCTCAACGAGAATCCGGCGCTGTACGCGCTGCGCGGCGGCGAGGCGGTCAGGCTGTTTAGCCGGGACGAGGCGCCGGGCAGCAACGTCGCGGCCGACGCGCGCTATGGAAGCGGCTACGGCGTGCGCTTCGAGGGCGGGGACCTCTACTACACGAACGCGCACCACACGGACACGCAGCTTCTGCGCGTGAAGAAGGACGGCTCCGCCGAGGTGCTCGTGGACGGCGCGGGCTCGATCGACTGCTTTGACGTGTGCGATGGGCGCATCCTGCTGGTGGGCATGCGGGGGCTTTCATTGCAGGAGGTCTACGCCCTGACGGCGGAGGGCCTTAAGCAGCTGACGAACCTGAACGGGGACTTCCTTAAGACGCGCACGCTCTCCATCCCCGAGCCGCTGACCGTGGAGTCGGACGGCGTCGCCATCGAGGGCTTCGTCCTGAAGCCCGTGGACTTCGACCCGCAGAAGCGCTATCCAGGCATTCTGGACATCCACGGCGGCCCGAAGGTCGCCTTCGGCAGCGTGTTCTTCCACGAGATGCAGGTATGGGCGAACGACGGCTACTTCGTCTTCTTCTGCAACCCGCGCGGCGGAGACGGCCGCGGCGACGCGTTCGCGGACATTCGCGGCAAGTACGGCACGATCGACTACGACGACCTGATGCGCTTCACGGACGCGGCGCTCGCGCGCTATCCGCAGCTCGACCCGGCGCGCCTGGGCGTGACCGGCGGCAGCTACGGCGGCTTTATGACCAACTGGATCATCGGGCACACGGACCGCTTTGCCGCCGCGGCGTCGCAGCGCTCCATCGCCAACTGGATTTCCAAGACGAACATGACGGACATCGGCTACTACTTCAACACCGACCAGCAGCTCAGCACGCCCTGGGAGAACCACGAGAAGATGTGGTGGCATTCGCCCGTCAAGTACGCCGACCGGTGCGTGACGCCTACGCTCTTCATCCACTCGGACGAGGACTACCGCTGCTGCCTGGCCGAGGGGCTTCAAATGTTCACCGCCCTCAAGTACCATGGGTGCGAGGCGAGGCTTTGCATGTTCCGCGGCGAAAACCACGAGCTGTCGCGCAGCGGCAAGCCGAAGCACCGCGTGCGCAGGCTCAGGGAGATCGGCGGTTGGTTTGACGAGCACCTGAAAAAGTGAGCAGGGATAGCGCGGCTCGCGGGAGAGGACGACTTTTTCCTTGCAAATTTTCGTGCGCTGTGCTATCATGTCTGCATTCCAGATATCGCGTTTGAGAAAAGAAAGTGCCTTGTTCCTGTGCCAAGAGAGCCTGCGGGGGGTGCGAGCAGGCGGCAGGGCGGGCGATTCCGCTTTTCGATGCGGGCGGCGACGAGCCGCCGGGGCGCGCCCCATACAGCGCCGAGAGTGGCCGGCATGCCGGCAAGTTGGGTGGCAACACGGAGTCGCTTCGTCCCATGCGTGGGGCGGGCGGCTCCTTTTTGTACCACACGAAGACGACGAGGAGGAAACGAACATGATCGACATCAACCTGATCCGAAACAACCCCGACCTTGTGCGCGAGAACATCCAAAAGAAGTTCCAGGATCACAAGCTCCCGCTGGTGGACGAGGTCATCGAGCTGGACCGCGCCAACCGCGCCGCG harbors:
- a CDS encoding competence/damage-inducible protein A; amino-acid sequence: MIAEIVSIGTELLMGQIVNTDAQYLSRRLSMLGISVYYHTTVGDNPARMEETLRRALSRSDVVITTGGLGPTGDDLSKEIVAGMLGLPMERDEESLRDIERYFSAMHRAMAANNERQAMFAKGAIILKNDRGTAPGCIVEQGGKAVIQLPGPPYELKDMFEKRVMPYLTRRTGGSIASRYVRIFGVGESDAETRVKDLIDAQQDVTIAPYCSLGEVQLRVSARGQDEEAALSRIQPTVDEIVRRLGDAVYAVSREPSDSMEHYAVDALIRAGRTVAVAESCTGGLVAARLVAIAGASAVLHESHVTYANEAKERYLGVHPETLAQHGAVSEQCAREMAEGLRARSGADVAAATTGIAGPGGGTAEKPVGLVYVAVSAPEGTVVRELRLSGDRERIRSLAALHALNMIRLAAKGELC
- the recA gene encoding recombinase RecA: MAAKDKKEKAALPETDDEKKKALEVALAGIEKQFGKGALMKLGSKGQLNDIQVIPTGCLVLDAALGVGGIPKGRVVEVFGPESSGKTTVALHVVAECQKQGGVAAFIDAEHALDPAYAKKLGVDIDELYVSQPDTGEQALEICEALVRSGAIELVVVDSVAALVPKAEIDGEMGDSFVGLQARLMSQALRKLTGVINKTGATVIFINQLREKVGVMYGNPETTPGGRALKFYASVRIDVRRGEQLKNGAEVLGNRTKAKIVKNKVAPPFRVAEFDILYGEGISKESSLLDLAIERDIIHKSGAWFSYKDQRIGQGRDNTRKFLKDNPDVTQEIDAIIRAELMAGKIEAKLEADGGREDEPLEQPSLLDSEI
- the rny gene encoding ribonuclease Y, which gives rise to MTALWIIIGLIIGGAAGAFAGYGYRKNTQEKKIGRTEEYAKNLLEEAQRRAEDKKKETILEAKEEVLRLKTELDREIRDRRNEVQRSERRVQQREETLDKKMDNLEVREEGLNRKQEELQRLTDEAQGMYDKQLAELERIAQMTQEEAREIIMNRVQKEAFHDAAVMVREIEQSAKEDADKKARNIVAMAIQRCASDHVAETTVSVVNLPNEDMKGRIIGREGRNIRTLETATGVDLIIDDTPEAVIVSAFDPVRREVARIALEKLIADGRIHPARIEEMVEKARKEVDNQIREAGEQAVFETNMHSIHHELVKLLGRMRYRTSYGQNVLKHSIEVSHLAGLMAAELGADVQLAKRAGLLHDIGKAVDHEQEGTHVQLGGELARKYHEPAEVVHCILAHHNDIEPQTIEAVLVQAADAISAARPGARRESIENYIRRLEKLEEIANAFPGVEKSFAIQSGREVRIAVKPEDVNDAGTLILAREVAKRIEKELEYPGQIKVNVIRETRSVEFAK
- a CDS encoding prolyl oligopeptidase family serine peptidase → MQKLKLEDFLHYQYASELSFAPGGAHAAFVVTRADEQENSYRGALYVLETKSGESRPLTARDGSGYFWDGEDALVFPALREQADRKRAERGEALTVFYRIALSGGEAQEWLRLPYRVKKVKKLADGRLVMACEWKIGGPDFASMTDAQREAALKALEEERDYEVLDEIPFWGNGQGFINKKRTRLLLCEPDGGRTTFLTAPEMDVDGFETEGARVLYVGAAPQGKRGVTSGVYLIDVDGGQEECLLADGRLEVERAAFWQGEAVCLATDMARHGLNENPALYALRGGEAVRLFSRDEAPGSNVAADARYGSGYGVRFEGGDLYYTNAHHTDTQLLRVKKDGSAEVLVDGAGSIDCFDVCDGRILLVGMRGLSLQEVYALTAEGLKQLTNLNGDFLKTRTLSIPEPLTVESDGVAIEGFVLKPVDFDPQKRYPGILDIHGGPKVAFGSVFFHEMQVWANDGYFVFFCNPRGGDGRGDAFADIRGKYGTIDYDDLMRFTDAALARYPQLDPARLGVTGGSYGGFMTNWIIGHTDRFAAAASQRSIANWISKTNMTDIGYYFNTDQQLSTPWENHEKMWWHSPVKYADRCVTPTLFIHSDEDYRCCLAEGLQMFTALKYHGCEARLCMFRGENHELSRSGKPKHRVRRLREIGGWFDEHLKK